Sequence from the Vicinamibacteria bacterium genome:
GGACTTCAGACGTCAACAGATACGCGACCAGGCCGTGTGCATCAGTCAGGGCGAGGGGCTCGAGCCACGTAGCGAATCTCGGGAAGTCCTCAAATTGAGCGTTCGGGAGGCACTGACCCGATTGCCGGAACCGCAGCGGGACACCTTTCTGCTCCGGGAGGTGGCCGGCCTTAGTTACGCCGAAATTGCCGCCATTCGCGAGACCACCATTGGTGCGGTGCGCTCGTTACTGCATCGTGCCCGCCAAACGCTACGGTCGCATTTGCGCAGCGAACACTACGGAAATTGGAATCGGAATCATGTCAACACAATTTGAAAATAACGCTGAGCGTTCATCGGAGCTGATTTCCCTTTTTGTGGATGGGGAGGACGTCGATGCGGGCCTGCTCGGAAAGGCGCTCGTCGCCCCCGGGGGTCGAGAGACTTTGCTCGACTTCTTGGCGCTCCGCGAGCACATCCACAAGGAGCTCGACATCCAGCCGAGTGCTGATTTCTACGAGATCCTCGAGGAGGGACTTTCATCGGTTAGGAGACGTTCGGCCACTCGGAAGTTTCCGCGCATCGCTCTGGCGAGTTTGTCTCTTCTGCTCGGAATAGGGATCGGCTTGGGGGTGAGTCTCACCCGTAGCCGGGTGGAAGGGCCGCCGCCGGCGAATCGGACTCTCCGCTTTGAGCCGGGGACCGATTGGTACGCGCACGCAAGAGAGGAGCCGTCGTGGAACAGAGAGGAGCCGTGATGAGGGGCACTGTTGTCACGCTTTCGTTGGTTCTCGGATCGCTCGGCTCTACGCAGAGCGCCCAGGCGGAACGAGCGACCGTGTTCCTTCGGGCGTTCACGACGCCGTCCGGCGGACGGGCTTCGACTACGGGTTCGTTGGAGGTGAACCGCGTAGTACGTTTTCAAATCACTGCGGGTACGTCCGGCGACCGGAGGAGCTTGTGCGCTCTGGGACTTGGCGGCCTCACAGATGAGACGGACGTTCGGACGCTGTTGAACGACGCCCACGCCCATCACATTTGGGCATTGGATGTAGAGCTCCTCCGGGTTGAGGGCAACTCATTCGACGTTGCCGTGGGCTCGCGCCGATATCGGAGTGAGGGAGGCGGCGGCGCAGTGGTAAAGGAAAAAGATACGCGACGCCGGGTCCGGCTCGTGGGTGGCGAGCCCTACTATGTCGATTTCTTAGCTGAAGCCAACCCGATGGAAAATGACCGATGTGCCGC
This genomic interval carries:
- a CDS encoding sigma-70 family RNA polymerase sigma factor, which translates into the protein DFRRQQIRDQAVCISQGEGLEPRSESREVLKLSVREALTRLPEPQRDTFLLREVAGLSYAEIAAIRETTIGAVRSLLHRARQTLRSHLRSEHYGNWNRNHVNTI